A genomic region of Pseudomonas abietaniphila contains the following coding sequences:
- a CDS encoding MSMEG_0569 family flavin-dependent oxidoreductase, translating to MPSSITTLKTPHHSVIIVGGGQAGLSASYYLQQQGVDHLVLEKHSVTHTWRNQRWDAFSLVTPNWQCALPGYRYSEEHGGQDPHGFMKKDQINDYLAGFVKTVNAPVREGVAVKRVVPRAAGGFEVHTSHGEFTADQVICASGGYHTPIIPRLAERLPVGITQIHSEQYRNPQALPQGNVLVVGSGQSGAQIAEDLHLAGRKVFLAVGDAPRCARFYRGKDVVDWLAEMGYYRIGVDTHPLREGVRDNTNHYVTGRDGGRDIDLRKFALEGMELFGRLEGLQGDVLQFSGNLSDSLDSADAVYNRINGSIDKYIAEHGIDAPAGERYEPVWTPSQERRELNLAEQGITSIIWCIGFTPDFTWVEAPVFNGRGHPGHVRGVTAQPGLYFLGLPWLYTWGSGRFSGVARDAEYVVEHIVGAVAERKVANR from the coding sequence ATGCCCAGTTCAATCACTACCCTCAAAACACCGCACCACAGCGTCATCATCGTCGGCGGCGGGCAGGCCGGGCTGTCGGCCAGTTACTACCTGCAACAGCAGGGCGTGGACCATCTGGTGCTGGAGAAACACAGCGTGACCCACACCTGGCGCAATCAGCGCTGGGACGCTTTCAGCCTGGTCACGCCGAACTGGCAGTGCGCGCTGCCAGGTTACCGCTACAGCGAGGAACATGGCGGCCAGGATCCCCACGGCTTCATGAAGAAAGACCAGATCAACGACTATCTGGCCGGCTTCGTCAAAACCGTTAACGCGCCCGTTCGTGAAGGTGTTGCCGTCAAGCGAGTAGTCCCGCGTGCCGCCGGTGGCTTCGAGGTGCACACCTCCCATGGCGAGTTCACCGCCGATCAGGTGATCTGCGCATCCGGCGGCTATCACACGCCGATCATTCCGCGTCTGGCCGAGCGTCTGCCGGTGGGCATCACCCAGATTCACTCCGAGCAATACCGCAATCCTCAAGCCCTGCCGCAAGGCAATGTGCTGGTCGTCGGTTCCGGTCAGTCTGGCGCGCAGATTGCCGAAGACCTGCACCTGGCAGGCCGCAAAGTCTTTCTGGCGGTAGGCGACGCACCCCGCTGTGCGCGTTTCTATCGTGGCAAGGACGTGGTCGACTGGCTCGCGGAAATGGGCTACTACCGGATCGGTGTCGACACTCATCCATTGCGCGAAGGCGTGCGCGACAACACCAACCACTACGTGACCGGCCGCGACGGCGGACGGGACATTGATCTTCGCAAGTTCGCGCTCGAAGGCATGGAACTGTTCGGTCGACTGGAAGGGTTGCAGGGTGACGTGTTGCAGTTTTCCGGCAATCTGAGCGACAGCCTGGACAGCGCCGACGCGGTCTATAACCGCATCAACGGCTCTATCGATAAATACATCGCCGAACACGGCATCGATGCGCCTGCGGGTGAGCGTTACGAGCCGGTGTGGACGCCCTCGCAAGAGCGCCGCGAACTGAATCTGGCGGAGCAGGGCATCACCAGCATCATCTGGTGCATTGGCTTCACCCCGGATTTCACGTGGGTAGAAGCCCCGGTGTTCAACGGTCGCGGGCATCCGGGTCACGTGCGTGGCGTGACGGCGCAGCCGGGCCTGTATTTCCTCGGCCTGCCATGGCTGTACACCTGGGGCTCAGGCCGTTTTTCGGGCGTGGCGCGAGATGCCGAGTACGTGGTGGAGCACATCGTCGGTGCCGTGGCGGAGCGTAAGGTCGCCAATCGATAA
- a CDS encoding GntR family transcriptional regulator produces MNRLSSDVRLPLYQRLRDQLAEQIANNRWRPGEAIPTEAALSSEYCLSTGTVRKAIDMLVNENILERQQGRGTFIRRPQFQSSLFRFFRFQSVSGERQVPESRILSIEPVMAPSAVSQALGLPLDAPVIRMIRLRLLDAQPVLAEEIWLPQVQFQTLLDTDLSRHGPLLYPIYEELCGQVVAYAEETLTAESISEVHARLLQVPVNSPVVVIERLARNYAGQPLEWRRSRGHASHFRYSVDIR; encoded by the coding sequence ATGAACCGTCTATCCAGTGATGTCCGTCTGCCGCTCTATCAACGTCTGCGTGATCAATTGGCCGAGCAGATCGCCAATAACCGTTGGCGTCCGGGCGAAGCCATTCCTACTGAAGCCGCTTTGTCGAGCGAGTATTGCCTGTCCACCGGCACGGTGCGCAAGGCCATCGACATGCTGGTCAACGAAAACATTCTGGAGCGCCAACAAGGGCGGGGCACGTTCATTCGTCGCCCGCAGTTTCAGTCTTCGCTGTTTCGTTTCTTCCGTTTTCAAAGCGTGTCCGGCGAGCGTCAGGTGCCGGAGAGCCGCATTCTGTCCATCGAGCCGGTGATGGCGCCGTCCGCCGTGTCCCAAGCGTTGGGCCTGCCGCTCGACGCCCCGGTCATCCGCATGATCCGCTTGCGTCTGCTGGACGCGCAACCGGTGCTGGCCGAAGAAATCTGGCTGCCACAGGTTCAATTCCAGACCCTGCTGGACACGGATCTGAGCCGGCACGGTCCTTTGCTGTACCCCATCTACGAAGAGCTTTGCGGCCAGGTCGTTGCCTATGCCGAAGAGACGTTGACCGCCGAGTCGATCAGCGAGGTGCACGCGCGCCTGCTGCAAGTGCCGGTCAACAGCCCGGTGGTGGTGATTGAGCGCCTGGCGCGCAATTACGCTGGCCAGCCGCTGGAATGGCGCCGTTCGCGCGGGCACGCCAGTCATTTCCGCTACAGCGTGGATATTCGATAA
- a CDS encoding MFS transporter, whose protein sequence is MFNWYRQVTPRERKTFWACFGGWSLDALEVQMFGLAIPALIAAFALSKGDAGLISGVTLVTSALGGWVGGTLSDRYGRVRTLQWMILWFSFFTFLSAFVTGFSSLLVVKALQGFGIGGEWAAGAVLMAETINPKYRGKVMGTVQSAWAVGWGLAVGVFTLIYSFVPADIAWRVMFLVGLLPSLLIIWVRRNVEEPDSFQRLQKEKAIPQSFFKSLAGIFRPELIRVTLLGGLLGLGAHGGYHAVMTWLPTFLKTERNLSVLNSGGYLAVIIFAFWCGCVASGFLIDRIGRRMNIVLFALCCVITVQCYVFLPLTNTQMLFLGFPLGFFAAGIPASLGALFNELYPADVRGAGVGFCYNFGRVLSSVFPFLVGHMSESMSLGSAIGIDAGIAYGVAVIAALCLPETRGRSLEDSAAVAKGSARSEKTSA, encoded by the coding sequence ATGTTCAACTGGTATCGCCAAGTCACTCCTCGGGAGCGTAAAACGTTCTGGGCCTGTTTCGGCGGATGGTCGCTGGACGCCCTTGAAGTCCAGATGTTCGGTCTGGCCATTCCGGCGTTGATTGCCGCTTTTGCCTTGAGCAAAGGCGATGCAGGCCTGATCAGTGGCGTGACACTGGTCACCTCGGCGCTGGGCGGCTGGGTGGGCGGGACGCTGTCCGACCGGTACGGTCGCGTGCGCACCCTGCAATGGATGATCCTCTGGTTCTCGTTTTTCACTTTTCTGTCCGCATTCGTCACCGGCTTCAGTTCGCTGCTGGTGGTCAAGGCCTTGCAGGGCTTCGGCATCGGCGGTGAATGGGCGGCCGGCGCGGTATTGATGGCCGAAACCATCAACCCGAAATACCGGGGCAAGGTCATGGGCACCGTGCAGAGCGCATGGGCCGTGGGCTGGGGGCTGGCGGTGGGCGTGTTCACCCTGATCTACTCCTTCGTGCCGGCCGATATCGCCTGGCGCGTGATGTTCCTGGTCGGCCTGCTGCCATCGCTGCTGATCATCTGGGTGCGTCGCAACGTCGAAGAACCCGACAGCTTTCAGCGCCTGCAGAAAGAAAAAGCCATTCCGCAGAGCTTCTTCAAATCCTTGGCCGGTATCTTCCGTCCTGAGCTGATCCGCGTGACGCTGCTCGGCGGCTTGCTCGGCCTCGGGGCTCACGGCGGTTACCACGCGGTCATGACCTGGCTGCCCACCTTCCTGAAAACCGAACGCAACCTGTCGGTGCTCAATTCCGGTGGTTACCTGGCGGTGATCATTTTTGCCTTCTGGTGCGGCTGCGTGGCCAGTGGCTTTCTGATTGACCGCATCGGTCGTCGCATGAACATCGTGCTGTTCGCCCTGTGTTGCGTCATCACCGTTCAGTGCTACGTGTTTCTGCCGTTGACCAACACCCAGATGCTGTTCCTCGGTTTTCCGCTGGGCTTCTTCGCGGCCGGCATTCCGGCCAGCCTCGGCGCGCTGTTCAACGAACTCTACCCGGCCGACGTGCGCGGAGCAGGGGTCGGCTTTTGCTACAACTTTGGCCGTGTGCTGTCGTCGGTGTTCCCGTTCCTGGTCGGCCACATGAGTGAGTCGATGTCGCTGGGTTCGGCCATCGGAATCGACGCCGGCATTGCCTACGGCGTTGCGGTGATCGCCGCGCTGTGCCTGCCGGAAACCCGCGGCCGCAGCCTGGAGGACAGCGCGGCTGTTGCCAAGGGTTCGGCGCGCAGCGAGAAGACCAGCGCCTGA
- a CDS encoding amidohydrolase family protein, which produces MSDTFPASILGIDGHAHVFSRELDLTSARRYSPDYDATLAMYQHNLQGHGLSHGVLVQPSFLGTDNRYLLNALRQAPEQLRGVVVVDREISRRELDEMDRLGVVGIRLNLMGKALPDFSEPQWAVLFGHIAELDWHVELHRHVADLPGLIRALMPFGVKVVIDHFGRPDARLGLDQPGFRELLELGLGGRLWMKVSGIYRLEGSEPENLDFARAAIPLLVQSFGPQRLVWGSDWPHTQHESRVSFGSVVEQLRALECSPQIMRSLLIEAPQVLFGFAVVEA; this is translated from the coding sequence ATGTCCGATACCTTTCCCGCGTCGATTCTTGGCATCGACGGCCACGCACACGTATTCAGCAGGGAGCTGGATCTGACATCGGCACGACGCTATTCACCTGACTACGACGCCACGCTGGCGATGTATCAACACAACCTGCAGGGCCACGGATTGAGCCATGGCGTGCTGGTGCAGCCGAGCTTTCTCGGCACCGATAACCGTTACCTGCTCAACGCCCTGCGCCAAGCGCCGGAACAATTGCGCGGCGTGGTGGTGGTTGACCGCGAGATCAGCCGCCGTGAGCTGGACGAGATGGACCGCCTGGGTGTGGTCGGTATTCGTCTGAACCTGATGGGCAAGGCACTCCCGGACTTTTCCGAGCCTCAGTGGGCCGTGCTGTTCGGTCACATCGCCGAGCTGGACTGGCATGTCGAACTGCATCGTCATGTCGCCGATCTGCCGGGCTTGATCCGGGCCTTGATGCCGTTCGGCGTGAAGGTCGTCATCGACCATTTCGGCCGGCCGGATGCGCGGCTGGGCCTTGATCAGCCGGGGTTTCGCGAGCTGCTGGAATTAGGCCTCGGCGGCCGGTTGTGGATGAAAGTGTCCGGCATCTATCGACTCGAAGGCAGTGAGCCTGAGAATCTTGATTTCGCCCGCGCCGCGATACCGTTGCTGGTGCAGAGCTTCGGCCCGCAGCGGTTGGTCTGGGGCAGCGACTGGCCGCACACGCAGCATGAAAGCCGCGTGAGTTTTGGCTCGGTGGTCGAGCAGTTGCGGGCGCTGGAATGTTCGCCGCAAATCATGCGCTCATTGCTGATCGAAGCGCCGCAAGTGCTGTTCGGTTTCGCGGTGGTTGAGGCCTGA